The Streptococcus sp. DTU_2020_1001019_1_SI_AUS_MUR_006 sequence TTGATCGAAAAAAGTTGGAACTTGACCTTGAAAAAGTAATTAGATTTACTTGATTTTTCAAATACTTTCAATTAGCAAAATATTCTTTACTGAAGAAATTTTCAGAAAATATTGGATTTTTTCTTGACATGTGTTTTTTCCTATGCTAAAATACTAAACAAGATATCAAACGAAGGAGAAAGTCAAACATGAAAACAGCTAAGTTTAATCAATTTGCTTTGTTGTTGAGGTACTCGGACTAGTGCAAAAGCATTAGTCCTGTTTGGCTTACCAAGCGGGAGTAAATCAACATCTCGCTTGGAACTCCGAGCGAGATGTTTTTTTAAAACCGAATTTAGAAAAGGGGAAATCTTATGAGAACAGTTGAATTTCTAGATACTAGCCTTCGAGATGGTGAGCAGACACCAGGTGTTAATTTTTCGATCAAGGAAAAGATTGCCATTGCAAGACAATTGGAAAAATGGGGAATTTCGGCAATTGAAGCTGGTTTTCCAGCAGCTAGTCCAGACTCATTTACTGCAGTTCAGGAAATCGCAAAAGTTTTGAAGAAAACAGCGGTGACTGGTTTAGCTCGCTCTGTTAAATCAGATATTGACGCTTGTTATGAAGCACTGAAGGATGCTAAGTATCCACAAATCCATGTTTTTATCGCTACTAGTCCTATTCATCGTGAATTTAAGTTGAATAAAAGCAAAGAGGAAATATTGGAAGCTATTAAAGAGCATGTTTCCTATGCACGGAGTAAATTTGAAGTGGTAGAATTCTCTCCTGAAGATGCGACTAGAACTGAGCTGGATTTCCTCTTACAAGTCGTTCAAACAGCGGTAGACGCAGGTGCAACCTATATCAATATTCCTGACACGGTTGGTTTTACCACACCAGAGGAATATGGGAATATCTTTAAGTATCTGATTGACAATGTTAAAACCGACCGTCAGATTATCTATTCGCCTCACTGTCACGATGACCTTGGAATGGCAGTTGCAAATAGCCTTGCTGCTGTTAAGAATGGTGCGGGGCGTGTTGAAGGAACCATTAATGGTATTGGAGAACGAGCTGGGAATGCTGCTTTAGAAGAAATAGCGGTGGCCCTCAATATTCGCCAAGATTATTACCAAGCAGAGACAAGTATTGTCCTAAACGAAACGATTAATACGTCTGAAATGGTTTCTCGTTTCTCAGGAATTCCAGTTCCAAAAAACAAGGCGGTTGTTGGAGGAAATGCCTTCTCTCACGAATCAGGTATTCACCAAGACGGTGTTCTTAAAAATCCTCTCACTTATGAAATCATCACACCTGAATTGGTTGGTGTCAAGAGTAATAGTCTTCCGCTCGGTAAATTGTCTGGTCACCATGCCTTTGTAGAAAAACTGAGAGACTTAGCCCTAGATTTTACAGACGAAGACATCAAACCACTTTTTGCTAAGTTCAAGGCCTTGGCAGACAAGAAGCAAGAAATCACAGATGCTGATATTCGAGCTCTGGTAGCTGGCACCATGGTTGAAAATCCAGAAGGCTTTCACTTTGATGACTTGCAACTTCAAACCCATTCTGAAAATGATATTGAAGCGACAGTTAGATTAGCTAATTTTGATGGTGAGAAAGTTGAATTTAATGCAACAGGTCAAGGCTCTGTTGAAGCTATTTTCAATGCTATTGATAAATTCTTTAATCAATCTGTTCGCTTGGTATCCTATACGATTGATGCGGTAACGGATGGGATTGATGCCCAGGCACGTGTATTGGTCACTGTTGAAAACAGAGATACAGAGACTATCTTTAACGCAGCTGGACTTGATTTCGATGTGTTGAAGGCTTCGGCTATTGCCTACATTAATGCCAATACCTTTGTTCAAAAAGAAAATGCTGGTGAGATGGGAACAACAGTTTCCTATCGCGACATGCCTACCGTATAAAGGAGAAAGCTATGACAAGAAAAATAGTTGCCCTAGCAGGTGATGGTATAGGCCCAGAAATCATGGAAGCTGGTTTAGAAGTTTTGGAGGCTCTAGCTGAAAAAACAGGTTTTGACTATGAGATTGACAGACGACCTTTTGGAGGGGCGGGTATTGATGTTGCAGGACATCCCTTGCCAGACGAAACGCTCAAGGCTTCTAGAGAAGCGGATGCTATTCTACTCGCTGCAATCGGTAGTCCTCAGTATGATGATGCTCCATTTCGACCCGAACAAGGGCTTCTGGCCCTCCGAAAGGAACTCAATCTCTATGCCAATATTCGCCCGGTTAAAATCTTTGAGAGTCTCAAGCATTTGTCACCTCTGAAGCCAGAACGAATAACTGGTGTTGACTTTGTGGTAGTGCGTGAGTTGACAGGTGGGATTTACTTTGGAGATCATATCCTTGAAGAGAAATCGGCACGTGATATCAACGATTATAGCTATGAGGAAGTAGAACGGATTATACGTAAGGCTTTTGAAATTGCAAGAAGTCGGAGAAAAATCCTTACCAGTATTGATAAGCAAAATGTTTTGGCAACATCAAAACTCTGGCGGAGAGTTGCTGATGAAGTCGCAAAAGATTTTCCAGATGTAACCTTGGAACACCAGTTGGTCGACTCAGCTGCCATGCTCATGATTACAAATCCAGCCAAGTTTGATGTTATCGTAACAGAGAATCTTTTCGGAGATATCTTATCTGATGAATCAAGCGTTCTATCTGGTACACTCGGGGTTATGCCATCAGCCAGCCACTCTGAAGATGGTCCGAGTCTCTATGAACCGATTCACGGTTCGGCGCCTGATATAGCAGGCCTAGGAATCGCCAACCCTATTTCTATGATTTTATCAGTTGCTATGATGTTGCGAGATAGTTTTGGGCGATATGAGGATGCTAAACGTATCGAAGATGCAGTTGAAGCAACTTTAGGTGCCGGAATTTTAACGAGAGATATAGGAGGACAGGCTTCGACCAAGGAAATGACGGAAGCCATTATCGCAAGACTATGAAACTAAACGAAGGAATTACTTTTACCCTCCTGATTTGGAATCTCATCATTTTCTTGATATATGGCATTGACAAATTTAAGGCAAGAAGAGATGCTTGGCGAATACCTGAAAAATATTTATTATCATTTGCATTCTTATGTGGTGGCTTTGGTGCTTGGTTGGCAGGAATCGTTTTTCATCACAAGACTAGAAAATGGTATTTTAAAACAGTTTGGTTCCTAGGAATAGTGACTACACTAGTAGCTTTGTATTTGATATGGAGGTAATGAATGGCAGGAAAGTCGATTTTTGATAAATTATGGGACCTCCATGTGATCACAGGAGAAGAGGGACAACCTCAACTCATGTATGTGGATCAGCACTACATCCATGAAGTGACCAGTCCTCAAGCTTTTCAAGGATTACGAGATGCAGGGCGTAGATTGAGAAGACCGGATTTAACATTTGGCACTTTTGACCACAATGTCCCGACGGTCAATATCTACGATATTCGAGATGTAATTTCCAAGGCGCAAATTGATAAGTTAGCTGAAAATGTTGAGGAGTTTGGGATTGAACATGCGGCCCACGGTTCTGAAAAACAGGGAATCGTGCACATGGTAGGTCCAGAAACAGGAAGAACTCAACCAGGAAAATTCATTGTCTGTGGAGATAGCCATACGGCAACCCATGGAGCTTTTGGAGCCATCGCCTTTGGGATTGGGACTAGTGAGGTTGAGCATGTCTTCGCTACCCAGACCCTCTGGCAGGTTAAACCTAAGAAAATGTTGGTTGAATTCACTGGAGTTCCTCAAAAAGGAGTTTATTCCAAGGATTTCATTTTAGCCTTGATTGCCAAGTACGGCGTTGCTTGTGGTGTTGGATACGTGGTTGAATATCGTGGACAAGCTATTGATGCACTGAGCATGGAAGAGCGAATGACCATCTGCAATATGTCCATCGAGTTTGGTTCTAAGATGGGAATCATGAATCCGGATCAAACTACCTATGATTATCTCAAGGGACGGGAATGTGTTCCAGAGGACTTCGAAGAGGCAGTGTTGGATTGGAAAACAATTGTCAGTGATGAGGATGCCGTTTACGATAAGGTTATCCGAATGGATGTCTCAGACCTTGCTCCTATGGTGACCTGGGGGACCAACCCTGCTATGGGGGTTGACTTTGATTCTAGCTTCCCAGAAATTAAGGATATGAATGATGAACGAGCCTACAATTATATGGATTTGGAACCAGGTCAAAAGCCAGCAGATATTGAACTAGGTTATATCTTTATCGGCTCTTGTACAAATGCTCGTCTCAGCGACTTGCAACTGGCTGCGCGATTTGTCAAAGGAAAGAAAATAGCCCCTAATCTAAAAGCAATCGTGGTTCCAGGCTCTCGTCCTGTCAAACGAGCTGCTGAGAAGTTGGGCTTGGACAAGGTTTTCCTAGATGCTGGCTTTGAGTGGAGAGACCCGGGTTGCTCCATGTGCCTAGGGATGAATCCTGACAAGGTACCTGATGGTGTCCACTGCGCCTCAACCAGCAACCGTAACTTTGAAGACAGACAAGGATTTGGTGCAAAAACCCATCTTTGCAGTCCAGCCATGGCAGCTGCGGCAGCTATCGCAGGGCGATTCGTAGATGTTCGGCAAATGCCAGAAGCCCAGTAAGGAGAGGATATGGAGAAATTTACAGTTTATACGGGAACGACCGTTCCTCTTATGAATGATAATAT is a genomic window containing:
- a CDS encoding 2-isopropylmalate synthase produces the protein MRTVEFLDTSLRDGEQTPGVNFSIKEKIAIARQLEKWGISAIEAGFPAASPDSFTAVQEIAKVLKKTAVTGLARSVKSDIDACYEALKDAKYPQIHVFIATSPIHREFKLNKSKEEILEAIKEHVSYARSKFEVVEFSPEDATRTELDFLLQVVQTAVDAGATYINIPDTVGFTTPEEYGNIFKYLIDNVKTDRQIIYSPHCHDDLGMAVANSLAAVKNGAGRVEGTINGIGERAGNAALEEIAVALNIRQDYYQAETSIVLNETINTSEMVSRFSGIPVPKNKAVVGGNAFSHESGIHQDGVLKNPLTYEIITPELVGVKSNSLPLGKLSGHHAFVEKLRDLALDFTDEDIKPLFAKFKALADKKQEITDADIRALVAGTMVENPEGFHFDDLQLQTHSENDIEATVRLANFDGEKVEFNATGQGSVEAIFNAIDKFFNQSVRLVSYTIDAVTDGIDAQARVLVTVENRDTETIFNAAGLDFDVLKASAIAYINANTFVQKENAGEMGTTVSYRDMPTV
- the leuB gene encoding 3-isopropylmalate dehydrogenase, coding for MTRKIVALAGDGIGPEIMEAGLEVLEALAEKTGFDYEIDRRPFGGAGIDVAGHPLPDETLKASREADAILLAAIGSPQYDDAPFRPEQGLLALRKELNLYANIRPVKIFESLKHLSPLKPERITGVDFVVVRELTGGIYFGDHILEEKSARDINDYSYEEVERIIRKAFEIARSRRKILTSIDKQNVLATSKLWRRVADEVAKDFPDVTLEHQLVDSAAMLMITNPAKFDVIVTENLFGDILSDESSVLSGTLGVMPSASHSEDGPSLYEPIHGSAPDIAGLGIANPISMILSVAMMLRDSFGRYEDAKRIEDAVEATLGAGILTRDIGGQASTKEMTEAIIARL
- a CDS encoding DUF1294 domain-containing protein, producing the protein MKLNEGITFTLLIWNLIIFLIYGIDKFKARRDAWRIPEKYLLSFAFLCGGFGAWLAGIVFHHKTRKWYFKTVWFLGIVTTLVALYLIWR
- the leuC gene encoding 3-isopropylmalate dehydratase large subunit, encoding MAGKSIFDKLWDLHVITGEEGQPQLMYVDQHYIHEVTSPQAFQGLRDAGRRLRRPDLTFGTFDHNVPTVNIYDIRDVISKAQIDKLAENVEEFGIEHAAHGSEKQGIVHMVGPETGRTQPGKFIVCGDSHTATHGAFGAIAFGIGTSEVEHVFATQTLWQVKPKKMLVEFTGVPQKGVYSKDFILALIAKYGVACGVGYVVEYRGQAIDALSMEERMTICNMSIEFGSKMGIMNPDQTTYDYLKGRECVPEDFEEAVLDWKTIVSDEDAVYDKVIRMDVSDLAPMVTWGTNPAMGVDFDSSFPEIKDMNDERAYNYMDLEPGQKPADIELGYIFIGSCTNARLSDLQLAARFVKGKKIAPNLKAIVVPGSRPVKRAAEKLGLDKVFLDAGFEWRDPGCSMCLGMNPDKVPDGVHCASTSNRNFEDRQGFGAKTHLCSPAMAAAAAIAGRFVDVRQMPEAQ